The Agaribacterium sp. ZY112 genome includes the window TTAGAGGAATACCTAGAAGCCAAATATATAAGTTTAGGATACATAGATAATTAAGTGACAAAGCGCATGATTAAACTAGATATCAATAAATTAGCTGTTGCACATTACTTATGTACAACAGCTAAAAACTCAGGCTTCATCACCATCTAGCTTACTTAAGCTTCCCATAAGAAACCAGTAAGAAAGCATACTTAATAAAGCAAAAGCTGCAACGAGTACAAACACATAAGTGAAGTCTTGATTATTGGCGTCCAGTATATAGCCGATGCAGATCGGAACCGCAGCACCACCTAGACCACCAGCTAAATTAAAACAGCCCCCGACCAAACCCAATAGTTTCTTAGGCGCGATTAGCGATACAAATACCCAAGCAATAGAAGCTAAACCAACACCAAATGAAGCCACGGATAATACAGCGATGATTACATTGTTATTATCAGTAAAATTAGCAGCAATAATACTACTAATTAAAGCCAAGCCTAGAATCACAGGTGCTTTACGTGAAAACTCTTTTGAATACCCCCGCTTGGCCAATTTATCTGAGACCAGCCCCGAAATAAGAACACCAAAAAATGCGGAGATAAATGGTAGTGCTCCATAGAGACCAGACTCTAAAAATGAAAGCCCCCGAGCATCCTTTAAATAGGTAGGAAACCAAGAAAAATAAAAAGCCAATGCCCCACCTAAACCAAACTGGCCAATAAACAAGCCCCAAAGACGAGGCTTAGAAAAAACCGCTGCAAAATTACGTTTAGTAAATGAAGAGTTACTCTTCTGATCCATATTGCTTACAATGGTTTCATCTTGCTGTATATGTTGCAACTCAGCTTCATTGACCTTTTTATGTTCGCTAGGCTCTCTATAGGCTAGATACATAAATATCCCCCAAGCTATACCAATAGTACCGGTAACAACAAACAAGCCTCGCCAGCCCATCAGTTCCAACATAATAGCCAAGAAAGGCATTAACAAAGCCAAGCCCAAATATTGGCCTGAGGTATAAACAGCAATAGCACTAGCACGCTCTTTTTCAGGAAACCAAGTGCTCACAATTTTATTATTACAGGGGAAGGAAGGAGCCTCAAAAATACCAATCGCAATACGGCAACCAGCTAACGCAGCAACTGAATTTACAAGTCCTTGCCCTATTGATGCGATAGACCACAATACAATTAAAATCGGGTAAAGAATGCGCATCTTCACAAGATCGATCAAAAAGCCACCGGGAACTTGCGCTAGAGTATAAGCAATACCGAGCACCCCAAGAATGTAACCAGCCTCGATATCACTCAGGCCTATTCCCGTCTCTCCATCTTTTAAAATGGGCATAACAACAGACATTGTCATGCGATCCATATAGTTAATAATAACACTCACAAAGACCATACTTAGAATGGCAAAGCGATAACGTGTGGGTCGTAATCCTGCTGTTGTCATGAGAATTCTCGTATATTTACTATTGTTATATTTGTATTTTTTTGTTTTTTACTTTTCTTACCAGTTCAGCTACCAGTTTGTATAAGAACCATCTTCTTTATAGAGACGAGGTGCTTCCCAATATTTAAACGGTAAATCTTTTATAAGATTTTCATTTACATCGATGCCCAAACCAGGCTCATCACTGACAAGCAAAGCATTATTTTCTAGCTTAGGCTGATTAACAAAATAACGATCGAAGTCACCGGTATCACTGCTATAAGGTAAATACTCAAGTTCAGCCATATTGGGTACCGCTGCACAGAAATGCATAGATGCGGCAGTACAAATTGGGCTTAAGGGGTTGTGGGGCATCATATCGATATAATGCGTTTCACACATTGCCGCGATTTTCATCGACTCTGTAAAACCACCTGCGTTACACACATCGATTCGCCCAAACTGAGTTATATTTTGCTGAACATAGGGAGCAAAGTCCCACTTATTAGAAAATTCTTCACCTATAGCAAAAGGCACATCGACCATCGATCTCAACGCTTTATATGCTTCTGGGCTCTGGTCACGAATCGGCTCTTCGATATAATCGAGAGTACCTGTTGGCAAGCGCTGTATAAACGATGCGGCCTCAGCAGGTGACAAACGGTGGTGGTAATCAATCCCCAAACAAACCTCAGCCCCTAAAGCCTCGCGCGCTTTAAGCACCCACTTAGCAGCATTAGCAATCGATACCCTTGGCTCAAACTCCGTTGCTTCAGTAGGGCTGCCATGCTCCCCTGTTGTTAAGCGAATCGCTCGCCAGCCCTCATCTTTTAATCGCAATACGTCTTCGATCAACTCAGGCCCCATAGCCTTAATAGATGTTGCGAACAGGGGAATCCGGTCTCGCTGCTTGCCACCCAGCAAGCGATAAACTGGCAAACCCAGTTTTTTCGCATTCACATCATAAAGCGCAATATCAATCGCAGAGATCGCGGCACTGAGTACCCGGCCACCCTCGAAATAAGCTCCGCGATACATTTCCTGCCATAAAGCCGCAATATTGCTCGCATCTTTACCTATTAGAAAATGGCTAAAGTGCTCAACGGCACCTTTAACAGCCAGCTCCCGCCCTGAAAGGCCGCTCTCTCCCCACCCCCAAAGGCCAGTATCTGTTTCTATTTTAACCAAA containing:
- a CDS encoding mandelate racemase/muconate lactonizing enzyme family protein, translated to MKITNIKAYAFWAGMRNVCLVKIETDTGLWGWGESGLSGRELAVKGAVEHFSHFLIGKDASNIAALWQEMYRGAYFEGGRVLSAAISAIDIALYDVNAKKLGLPVYRLLGGKQRDRIPLFATSIKAMGPELIEDVLRLKDEGWRAIRLTTGEHGSPTEATEFEPRVSIANAAKWVLKAREALGAEVCLGIDYHHRLSPAEAASFIQRLPTGTLDYIEEPIRDQSPEAYKALRSMVDVPFAIGEEFSNKWDFAPYVQQNITQFGRIDVCNAGGFTESMKIAAMCETHYIDMMPHNPLSPICTAASMHFCAAVPNMAELEYLPYSSDTGDFDRYFVNQPKLENNALLVSDEPGLGIDVNENLIKDLPFKYWEAPRLYKEDGSYTNW
- a CDS encoding MFS transporter, with protein sequence MTTAGLRPTRYRFAILSMVFVSVIINYMDRMTMSVVMPILKDGETGIGLSDIEAGYILGVLGIAYTLAQVPGGFLIDLVKMRILYPILIVLWSIASIGQGLVNSVAALAGCRIAIGIFEAPSFPCNNKIVSTWFPEKERASAIAVYTSGQYLGLALLMPFLAIMLELMGWRGLFVVTGTIGIAWGIFMYLAYREPSEHKKVNEAELQHIQQDETIVSNMDQKSNSSFTKRNFAAVFSKPRLWGLFIGQFGLGGALAFYFSWFPTYLKDARGLSFLESGLYGALPFISAFFGVLISGLVSDKLAKRGYSKEFSRKAPVILGLALISSIIAANFTDNNNVIIAVLSVASFGVGLASIAWVFVSLIAPKKLLGLVGGCFNLAGGLGGAAVPICIGYILDANNQDFTYVFVLVAAFALLSMLSYWFLMGSLSKLDGDEA